Proteins co-encoded in one Pseudomonas beijingensis genomic window:
- a CDS encoding TIGR02450 family Trp-rich protein, translating to MNKFNPRKLQLSKWTACAPTDREKHFLVTKLLCDEEGTPIQVELEAVYSARVAVFDWRELRDSKHWKMGWC from the coding sequence ATGAATAAATTCAACCCTCGCAAGCTGCAGCTCTCCAAATGGACGGCCTGTGCGCCGACTGATCGGGAAAAGCATTTTCTCGTCACCAAGCTGCTCTGTGATGAGGAGGGAACACCCATTCAGGTTGAGCTTGAAGCTGTGTACAGCGCTCGTGTAGCGGTGTTCGACTGGCGCGAGTTGCGCGACAGCAAGCATTGGAAAATGGGCTGGTGCTGA
- a CDS encoding methyl-accepting chemotaxis protein gives MFIRTRKHQDALHEIQARQAILEAERTALQQCMAIIEFTPTGEVLDVSPVFLKMMGYSLSETLGQHHSMFCEPAYSRSAECSALWRQLGQGSSADSQFLHLRRDGSWLWVHASYVPVLDQHAKVQRIILIVRDINEQVLRAQAETSFMQAIDRSMAVIEFDLSGQVVNANENFMNVMGYRLQEIRGQHHRIFCKPSEAQSEAYRGFWAGLNRGEYRTGLFERVDNRGATVWLQATYNPLYDARGRLYGVVKFATDSTREVEQRQSESKAAGLAFETSRQTDEQTRIGTCVVQQTVTVVQCIADELQQVSAGIGALSAQSEEIGSIVDAIRGIAEQTNLLALNAAIEAARAGEQGRGFAVVADEVRNLARRTSQSTVAITQVVAKNRELARQAVSSMQSSTLKAEQGVKLANQAGTVILDIHRGAQQVVEVMGEFAQALDQRRGA, from the coding sequence ATGTTCATTCGTACTCGCAAGCATCAGGACGCCTTGCACGAAATCCAGGCCAGGCAGGCTATTCTCGAAGCCGAACGGACGGCCTTGCAGCAATGCATGGCAATCATCGAGTTCACCCCGACGGGTGAGGTGCTCGACGTCAGCCCGGTTTTTTTGAAAATGATGGGGTATTCACTCAGCGAAACCCTCGGTCAGCATCATTCGATGTTTTGTGAGCCTGCCTATTCGCGCAGCGCCGAGTGCTCGGCGTTATGGCGGCAGTTGGGGCAGGGCTCTTCTGCCGACAGCCAGTTTCTGCATTTGCGGCGTGATGGAAGCTGGCTGTGGGTGCATGCAAGTTACGTCCCTGTGCTGGATCAACATGCAAAGGTGCAGCGCATCATCCTGATCGTTCGCGATATCAATGAGCAGGTGTTGCGCGCCCAGGCCGAAACCAGCTTCATGCAAGCGATCGACCGCTCCATGGCGGTTATCGAATTTGATCTGAGCGGTCAGGTCGTGAATGCCAACGAGAATTTCATGAACGTCATGGGGTACCGCCTGCAAGAGATTCGGGGGCAGCATCACCGGATTTTCTGCAAACCAAGCGAGGCCCAGAGCGAGGCTTATCGTGGCTTCTGGGCCGGGCTCAATCGCGGTGAATACAGGACCGGCCTTTTCGAACGCGTCGACAATCGAGGCGCGACTGTCTGGCTGCAGGCTACCTACAACCCTCTCTACGATGCACGGGGGCGCTTGTATGGCGTGGTCAAGTTCGCCACTGACAGCACTCGCGAAGTCGAGCAGCGCCAAAGTGAATCAAAAGCGGCCGGACTTGCTTTCGAGACGTCCCGGCAGACCGATGAGCAAACCCGGATCGGCACGTGTGTGGTTCAGCAAACCGTTACGGTGGTGCAATGCATCGCCGATGAGCTTCAACAGGTGTCAGCCGGGATAGGTGCCCTGAGCGCGCAGTCCGAGGAAATCGGTAGCATCGTCGATGCCATCCGGGGCATCGCCGAACAGACCAATCTGCTTGCCCTCAATGCAGCCATCGAAGCGGCTCGTGCCGGGGAGCAGGGACGCGGCTTCGCGGTGGTGGCCGATGAGGTGCGCAATCTGGCGCGACGTACAAGCCAGTCAACTGTGGCCATTACTCAGGTCGTCGCCAAGAACCGTGAATTGGCCAGGCAAGCGGTGAGCAGCATGCAATCGAGCACGCTCAAGGCGGAGCAGGGGGTGAAACTGGCTAACCAGGCCGGCACTGTCATTCTGGATATTCATCGAGGCGCGCAGCAGGTTGTGGAGGTGATGGGAGAATTCGCTCAAGCGCTGGATCAACGACGTGGCGCCTGA
- a CDS encoding ABC transporter ATP-binding protein, whose product MSKNLIEIRDLSVAFNDQTVVRNLCLDIRPGECLALVGESGSGKSVTAHSILQLLPETGTRTTGSIRYRGQELLGAEAKTLRELRGNRIAMIFQEPMTSLNPLHSVEKQIGETLMLHRGLGGKAARQRILELLALVGIQKPTERLKAYPHQLSGGQRQRVMIAMALACEPELLIADEPTTALDVTVQRKILLLLKSLQQRLGMSLLLISHDLNLVRSIAQRVCVMKAGEIVEQATCETLFSAPKHPYSCELLHAEPEGEALPRDEREDVLQVRDLRVSFALGGGLFRRKEYLRAVDGISLSIQRGKTLGIVGESGSGKSTLGQAILRLIESEGSIHFQGQALEQLSHKALRPWRKKMQVVFQDPFGSLSPRMSVQQIISEGLEVHSPSSPKECEARVIQALEEVGLDPQSRHRYPHEFSGGQRQRIAIARALVLKPALILLDEPTSALDRTVQKQVVALLRQLQEKHGLTYLFISHDLAVVRALAHDMIVIKDGKVVEQGASHDVFDAPQHPYTKELLAAAQPQ is encoded by the coding sequence ATGAGCAAAAACCTGATCGAAATCCGCGACCTGAGCGTGGCCTTCAACGACCAGACGGTGGTGCGCAACCTGTGCTTGGATATCCGCCCCGGCGAATGCCTGGCCCTGGTGGGCGAGTCGGGCTCCGGCAAGTCGGTGACGGCCCATTCGATCCTGCAATTGCTACCCGAGACCGGCACCCGCACCACCGGCAGCATTCGCTATCGCGGCCAGGAACTGCTGGGAGCCGAGGCCAAGACCCTGCGGGAGTTGCGCGGCAACCGCATTGCCATGATCTTCCAGGAGCCGATGACCTCGCTGAACCCGCTGCACAGCGTCGAGAAACAGATCGGTGAAACCCTGATGCTGCACCGGGGCCTGGGCGGCAAGGCGGCGCGTCAGCGCATTCTCGAGCTGCTGGCCCTGGTGGGCATCCAGAAACCCACCGAGCGACTCAAGGCTTACCCCCATCAACTGTCCGGCGGCCAGCGGCAACGGGTGATGATCGCCATGGCCCTAGCGTGCGAGCCGGAACTGTTGATTGCCGACGAACCGACCACGGCGCTGGACGTGACCGTGCAACGCAAGATCCTGCTGTTGCTCAAGTCCTTGCAGCAACGCCTCGGCATGTCCTTGCTGCTGATCAGTCACGACCTCAACCTGGTGCGCAGCATCGCCCAACGGGTGTGCGTGATGAAGGCCGGGGAAATCGTCGAGCAGGCGACGTGCGAAACCCTGTTCAGCGCACCGAAACACCCCTATAGCTGCGAGTTGCTGCACGCCGAGCCGGAAGGCGAAGCCCTGCCCCGGGACGAACGCGAAGACGTGTTGCAGGTGCGGGACCTGCGCGTGAGCTTTGCCCTGGGTGGCGGGCTGTTCCGGCGCAAGGAATATTTGCGCGCCGTGGACGGTATCAGCCTGAGCATCCAGCGCGGCAAGACCTTGGGCATCGTCGGCGAATCCGGTTCCGGCAAGTCCACGCTTGGCCAGGCGATCCTGCGACTGATCGAGTCCGAAGGCAGCATCCACTTCCAGGGCCAAGCCCTTGAGCAGTTATCCCACAAGGCACTGCGGCCGTGGCGCAAGAAAATGCAGGTGGTGTTCCAGGATCCGTTCGGCAGCCTCAGCCCGCGCATGTCGGTGCAGCAGATCATCAGCGAAGGCCTCGAAGTCCACAGCCCGTCCAGCCCCAAGGAGTGTGAAGCACGGGTGATCCAGGCCCTTGAGGAAGTCGGCCTCGACCCGCAGAGCCGCCACCGCTACCCCCATGAATTTTCCGGTGGCCAGCGCCAACGCATCGCCATCGCCCGGGCCCTGGTGCTCAAGCCGGCCCTGATCCTGCTGGACGAACCGACCTCGGCCCTGGACCGCACCGTGCAGAAACAAGTGGTCGCGCTGCTGCGCCAGCTCCAGGAAAAGCACGGCCTGACCTACCTGTTCATCAGCCATGACCTGGCGGTGGTCCGCGCCCTGGCCCACGACATGATCGTGATCAAGGACGGCAAAGTGGTCGAGCAGGGCGCCAGCCATGACGTGTTCGACGCGCCCCAGCATCCCTATACCAAGGAGTTGTTGGCGGCGGCGCAGCCGCAGTAA
- a CDS encoding ABC transporter permease, whose translation MFKLSPLGRRRFERFKKNRRGWWSLWLFISLFILSLGGELIANDKPLVVSYQGSLYFPVFKRYTEQEFGGQLPFQADYRSSYVQNLIHKDGGWLWFPPIPFSDDTPNYDLNQPAPSPPSTVNWLGTDDQSRDVLARVIFGARVSILFALALTAISALIGIAAGALQGYYGGWVDLLGQRLLEVWSGLPVLYLLIILSGFVEPNFWWLLGIMALFSWLALVDVVRAEFLRGRNLEYVKAARALGLSDRKVIVRHILPNAMNATLSYLPFILTGAISTLTALDFLGFGMPAGSASLGELIAQGKQNLQAPWLGLTAFFTLALILSLLVFIGEALRDAFDPRS comes from the coding sequence ATGTTCAAGCTTTCTCCCTTGGGCCGTCGACGCTTCGAACGTTTCAAGAAAAACCGTCGGGGCTGGTGGTCGCTGTGGCTGTTCATCAGCCTGTTCATCCTGAGCCTGGGCGGCGAGTTGATCGCCAATGACAAGCCACTGGTGGTCAGCTATCAGGGCTCGCTGTATTTCCCGGTGTTCAAGCGCTACACCGAGCAGGAGTTTGGCGGGCAGTTGCCGTTCCAGGCCGACTACCGCAGCAGCTACGTGCAGAACCTGATTCACAAGGACGGCGGCTGGCTGTGGTTTCCACCGATCCCGTTCAGCGACGACACCCCCAACTACGACCTCAATCAACCGGCGCCGAGCCCACCCTCGACGGTGAACTGGCTGGGCACTGACGACCAGTCCCGGGATGTGCTGGCCCGGGTGATCTTCGGCGCGCGGGTGTCGATCCTGTTTGCCCTGGCCCTGACCGCCATCAGCGCGCTGATCGGTATCGCCGCCGGTGCGTTGCAGGGCTATTACGGCGGTTGGGTGGATCTGCTCGGGCAACGCCTGCTGGAAGTCTGGTCCGGACTACCGGTGCTCTACCTGTTGATCATACTGTCCGGTTTTGTGGAGCCGAATTTCTGGTGGCTGCTGGGGATCATGGCGCTGTTTTCCTGGCTGGCCCTGGTGGACGTGGTCCGCGCCGAGTTCCTGCGCGGGCGCAACCTGGAATACGTCAAAGCCGCCAGGGCTCTGGGCTTGTCCGACCGCAAGGTGATCGTGCGGCATATCCTGCCCAACGCGATGAACGCCACCTTGAGCTATCTGCCCTTCATCCTTACCGGGGCGATCTCCACCCTCACCGCCTTGGATTTTCTTGGCTTCGGCATGCCGGCCGGGAGCGCCTCTCTGGGGGAACTGATCGCCCAGGGCAAGCAAAACCTGCAAGCACCGTGGCTGGGACTGACGGCGTTTTTCACCTTGGCGCTGATTCTTTCCCTGCTGGTGTTTATCGGCGAGGCGCTGCGCGACGCCTTTGATCCACGCTCTTGA
- a CDS encoding microcin C ABC transporter permease YejB yields the protein MWAYIARRLLLIIPTLVIILLVNFVIVQAAPGGPVEQAIAHLQGIGGGSVGSSGSEMSGSSRASRGLDPQLIKDIEKQYGFDKPAHERLWLMLSSYARLDFGKSFFRGATVTDLILEKMPVTISLGLWATLITYLVSIPLGIRKAVRHGSAFDVWSSTAIIIGYAMPAFLFAMFLIVMFAGGTSLNWFPVRGLVSDNFESLSTLGKIADYFWHLVLPVTSLVIGGFATLTILTKNSFLNEITRQYVVTARAKGMSEQRVLYGHVFRNAMLLVVSGIPQAFISVFFAGSLLIEVIFSLDGLGRMSYEAAVSRDYPVVFGSLFIFTLFGLLIKLIGDLCYTLVDPRIDFAARNA from the coding sequence ATGTGGGCTTATATCGCGCGACGCCTGTTGTTGATCATCCCCACCCTGGTAATCATCCTGCTGGTGAACTTCGTCATCGTGCAGGCCGCGCCCGGCGGGCCGGTGGAACAGGCCATCGCCCATCTGCAAGGCATCGGCGGCGGCAGTGTCGGCAGCTCGGGCAGTGAGATGAGCGGCAGTTCCCGCGCCAGTCGCGGCCTGGACCCGCAACTGATCAAGGACATCGAGAAACAGTACGGCTTCGATAAACCGGCCCACGAGCGCCTGTGGCTGATGCTCAGCAGTTACGCCCGCCTCGACTTCGGCAAGAGTTTCTTTCGCGGTGCCACGGTCACCGACCTGATCCTGGAAAAGATGCCGGTGACCATTTCCCTTGGGCTCTGGGCAACGCTGATCACCTACCTGGTGTCGATCCCCCTGGGTATCCGCAAGGCCGTGCGCCACGGCTCGGCATTCGATGTGTGGAGCAGCACGGCGATCATCATTGGCTACGCCATGCCGGCGTTCCTCTTCGCGATGTTCCTGATCGTGATGTTCGCCGGCGGCACCTCGCTGAACTGGTTTCCGGTGCGCGGGCTGGTCTCGGACAACTTCGAGTCGCTGTCGACGCTGGGCAAGATCGCCGATTACTTCTGGCACCTGGTGCTGCCGGTCACCTCGCTGGTGATCGGCGGCTTCGCCACCCTGACGATCCTGACCAAGAACTCGTTCCTCAATGAAATCACCCGCCAGTATGTGGTCACGGCGCGGGCCAAGGGCATGAGCGAACAGCGGGTGCTCTACGGTCACGTGTTCCGCAATGCGATGCTACTGGTGGTCTCTGGCATTCCACAGGCGTTCATCAGCGTGTTCTTCGCCGGCTCCTTGCTGATCGAGGTGATCTTTTCCCTCGACGGCCTGGGACGCATGAGCTACGAGGCCGCGGTGTCCCGGGATTATCCGGTGGTGTTCGGCTCGCTGTTCATCTTCACGCTGTTCGGCCTGCTGATCAAACTCATCGGCGACCTCTGCTACACCCTGGTGGACCCGCGCATCGACTTCGCCGCGAGGAATGCCTGA
- a CDS encoding extracellular solute-binding protein: MRLAFPSLLLIAVVLLTGAAAVDAAPQHALTVYGEPAKYAEGFGHFAYANPQAPKGGTMRRSAVEIGHFDHILPYIDKGIGVSQIDGMLYSPLAQRSLDEPYTVYGLVAQKMERADDGLSLRFYLNPKARFADGKPITAQDVRYSFELLMTQGSLRYRTQFAAVKDVVVEDERTVRFNFKNNESRTLPLDIATLPVFPEHWWKTRDFANGGGYEAPLGSGPYRVSKVDSGRSITFERNADWWGKDLPVSRGLYNFDHFSIEYFGDTDVARQVLRGGAYDYNREFSATGYSIGYDGPALQDGRLQKAHLAKEAPQTAQGFVFNLQKPQFQDRRVRQALAMLWDFEWSNRQMMRNVYVRQQSYFSNTDLAARKLPDAGELAILEPLRGQIPDEVFTQVFQAPKTDGSGVIRDKQLQALALLEQAGWKPDGDRLVNAEGEPLSFTFLNSQNGIDRLLLPYKRTLAQIGIDMSIRRIDASQYVNRLMSRDYDMIITGYPVSTSPGMELYNYFGSAAANDPGANNYMALKNPAVDALIDGLVKATTQADMLRHAHALDRVLQWNYYWIPNYYPPGSSTVWWNRFGMPKVQASNDEAIESWWEVSTTPLTNEQMRAERIRRGTPGGPH; the protein is encoded by the coding sequence ATGCGACTGGCGTTCCCTTCACTGCTATTGATTGCCGTGGTCCTGCTGACAGGCGCTGCCGCCGTCGATGCGGCACCGCAACATGCCCTGACCGTCTATGGCGAACCCGCCAAATATGCCGAAGGCTTCGGCCACTTCGCCTACGCCAACCCCCAGGCACCAAAGGGCGGGACCATGCGCCGCTCGGCTGTGGAGATTGGTCACTTCGACCACATCCTGCCCTACATCGACAAAGGCATCGGCGTCAGCCAGATCGACGGGATGCTGTATTCGCCCCTGGCCCAGCGCTCCCTGGACGAGCCCTATACCGTCTATGGCCTGGTGGCGCAGAAGATGGAGCGTGCCGACGATGGCTTGTCACTGCGCTTCTACCTGAACCCCAAGGCCCGCTTCGCCGATGGCAAGCCCATCACCGCCCAGGATGTGCGCTACAGCTTCGAGCTGTTGATGACCCAAGGCAGCCTGCGCTATCGCACCCAGTTCGCGGCGGTCAAGGACGTCGTGGTCGAGGACGAGCGCACCGTGCGCTTCAACTTCAAGAACAACGAAAGCCGCACCCTGCCCCTCGACATCGCCACCCTGCCGGTCTTTCCCGAACATTGGTGGAAGACCCGCGATTTCGCCAACGGCGGTGGCTACGAGGCGCCACTGGGCAGTGGCCCTTACCGGGTGAGCAAGGTCGATTCCGGGCGCAGCATCACGTTCGAGCGCAATGCCGATTGGTGGGGCAAGGACTTGCCGGTCAGTCGCGGGCTCTACAATTTCGACCACTTCAGCATCGAGTACTTTGGCGACACCGACGTCGCCCGCCAAGTGCTGCGCGGCGGCGCCTATGACTACAATCGCGAGTTTTCCGCCACCGGCTATTCCATCGGCTATGACGGCCCGGCCCTGCAGGACGGCCGTCTGCAAAAAGCCCACCTGGCCAAAGAGGCGCCCCAAACCGCCCAGGGTTTTGTCTTCAACCTGCAAAAACCGCAGTTCCAGGACCGCCGCGTGCGCCAGGCCCTGGCCATGCTCTGGGATTTCGAATGGAGCAACCGCCAGATGATGCGCAACGTCTATGTGCGTCAGCAGAGTTACTTTTCCAACACTGACCTCGCCGCCCGCAAACTGCCCGATGCCGGCGAGCTGGCAATTCTGGAGCCGTTGCGCGGGCAGATTCCCGACGAAGTCTTCACCCAGGTCTTCCAGGCCCCGAAAACCGACGGCAGCGGCGTGATCCGCGATAAGCAACTGCAAGCCCTGGCCTTGTTGGAACAGGCCGGCTGGAAACCCGACGGCGACCGTCTGGTGAATGCCGAGGGCGAACCGCTGAGCTTCACGTTCCTGAACAGCCAGAACGGTATCGACCGCCTGCTACTGCCCTACAAACGCACCCTGGCGCAAATCGGCATCGACATGAGCATCCGCCGCATCGACGCGTCCCAATACGTCAATCGCCTGATGAGTCGCGACTACGACATGATCATCACCGGCTACCCCGTCAGCACCTCGCCGGGCATGGAACTCTATAATTACTTCGGTTCGGCGGCCGCCAACGATCCGGGGGCCAACAACTACATGGCCTTGAAGAACCCGGCGGTGGACGCGCTGATCGACGGCTTGGTCAAGGCCACCACCCAAGCCGACATGCTGCGCCATGCCCATGCCCTGGACCGGGTGCTGCAATGGAATTACTACTGGATCCCCAACTATTACCCGCCGGGCAGCTCGACCGTGTGGTGGAACCGCTTCGGCATGCCAAAGGTTCAGGCCAGCAATGACGAGGCCATCGAAAGCTGGTGGGAAGTGAGCACCACACCGCTGACCAACGAGCAGATGCGCGCCGAACGCATCAGGCGCGGCACACCCGGAGGGCCGCATTGA